TTTAACGCCCGCGGCAAAGATGCCCGCCGTATTTACATGAAGCTGGACGAGTTCAGAAGCCGCAAGCCCATTGATATCCTTGCAAAAACCAATCCTATACTGATTATCGACGAGCCTCAGTCGGTGGAAGGCGCTGCCACAAAGGAGCGCCTGAAAGAATTCAATCCGCTGTTTACGCTGCGCTATTCCGCAACACACAAGAAGGACAGCGTTTATAATATGATTTACCGCCTGGACGCAATGGAAGCCTACAACAAAAAGCTGGTCAAAAAGATTGCCGTTAAGGGCATTTCTGTTACGGGCAGCACGGCAACCGAAGGATATGTATATCTGGAAAGCATCAACCTCTCCAAGGGCAACCCTACTGCTACCATTGAGTTTGATGTAAAAGGTTCAAGCGGTGTCCGCAAGACCCGGCGTACCGTCGGCGAGGGGTACAACCTGTTTCCCAATTCCGGTGAGCTTGCAGAATACAAAAACGGTTATACCGTGCTGCGGATTGACGGAAGAGACAGCTCCATCGAGTTCACAAACGGCATCAAGCTCTTTGCCGGTGATGTTATCGGGGCGGTCAGCGAGGAGCAGCTCAGGCGCATCCAAATCCGCGAGACCGTCCTCTCTCACATCGAACGGGAACGGCAGTTGTTCTATAAAGGCATCAAGGTATTGTCGCTTTTCTTCATTGATGAAGTTGCAAAGTACAAGCAGTACGACGCTTCAGGGCAAGCCTTTAATGGTCTCTATGCCGATATGTTCGAGGAAGAATACAAGCAAGTTATCGGCAATCTTCAGCTTGCAATCGGTGATGGCGATGCGTATTTTAAATATCTTGACGGTATAACCGCTGAGGAAACCCATGCGGGATATTTTTCCATAGACAAAAAGAGCCAGCGTATGGTTGACAGCAAGCTGGGCGACAGGCGGGAGCGCACCTCCGACGATGCGGACGCTTATGACCTGATTATGAAAAATAAAGAGCGATTGCTGGACCTCCGGGAGCCGGTGAGGTTTATTTTCTCGCACTCTGCTCTCCGCGAGGGATGGGACAATCCGAATGTGTTTCAGATATGCACCCTCAAGCAGAGCGGCAGCGATGTCCGCAAGCGCCAGGAAGTCGGGCGGGGCTTACGTCTCTCCGTAAATCAAAACGGAGAACGTATGGATACGAACCTGCTGGGCGAGGATGTCCATAACGTGAATGTCCTTACCGTTATCGCCAACGAAAGCTATGACAGCTTCGCCAAAGGCCTTCAAACTGAGCTTGCCGAGGCTGTAGCTGACAGGCCGCGAATGGTAACGGCAGATCTCTTTAAGAACAAAGTAATAAAAGATGCCGGCGGCGCTGAACAGGTTGTTGATATCGACCTTGCCCAGAGTATTTACGAGGGACTTATCACCAGCGGATATGTAAAGAAAGGTATCCTTACAGATAAATATTATGAGGATAAGAAAAACGGCAGTCTTGAAATCGCCCAAGAAGCCGCCGATTGCAAAGAGTCCGTAATAGCGATTCTCGATTCTATTTACGACAGCCGGTCCATGCAGCCTGAGAACGCACGGGAAAACAATGTTGAGTTGAAGCTTGACAAATCCAAGTTGGGCTTGCCGGAATTCCAGAAGTTATGGGCTAATATAAACGCCAAGTCTGTATATGTGGTGGAGTTCGACCAGGATGAATTGATTCAGAAAGCAATATCGGCGCTGAACCGGGAACTGCGTGTATCTAAAATATTTTTCAAGGTAGAAACCGGGTCGATGACCGATATTCAATCACGGGAACAACTGCAACAGGGGTCAGCCTTTGTGAAGGAGAAAAACGAGGTTTACAAAGCTGAAATTTCCGCAAGCAGCGCGGTAAAATATGACCTCACAGGTAAAGTAGTAACCGAAACAGGGCTTACCAGAAAAGCTGTTGTAAGCATCCTGCGTGGAATAGAAAAGGCTGTCTTTGGCCAGTTTGCGAATAATCCGGAGGAATTCATCATCAAGGCGGCGCAGATCATTAACGAGCAAAAAGCAACGACCATCATTCAGCACATCACTTATAATAAGCTGGATGCTGTTTATGACACCACCATTTTTACCGAGCCAGCATTAAAGGGACAGCTTGGCGTGAACGCAATGGCCGCGAAGAAGCATCTATATGACCATATCCTTTATGATTCCTCAAATGAGAGAACCTTTGCGGAGAGCGTTGATACCAGCAATGAAGTGGCGGTCTATGTAAAGCTGCCGAAAGGCTTTTTTATTAGCACACCTGTAGGAAAATATAACCCCGACTGGGCGATAGCTTTTCACGAGGGCAAAGTGAAGCATATCTACTTTGTTGCCGAGACAAAAGGCTCCATGTCCACAATGCAGCTTCGCGAGGTTGAAAAAGCGAAAATTCACTGTGCCCGTGAACATTTTAAGGCTATTAGTACAGATTCTGTTGTATATGACGTGGTTGACAGTTATGCGGCGTTATTGGATAAGGTGTTAAGTTGATTTACTGCATGAACTATAGATTTTGGTGAGGGAGGTGTTTCAATGTTAAGGCTTATAATCACTATAGCAATTCTTTTTTTAGCTTTCCTCATCTGGATTATAGTGATAAACATAAATAAATCGAAGCAGTCAGCACTGCCGCTTCTTTTAATTCATGAGGGAATCGGGTTGTTGGGCAGCGGTATTCTTGGCTGCTTCGAATTTGACTTTTTCTTGAATATCAACACAAAAATTGGCGCTGCTTTCGGCTATATAAAAAGCCCGGATACGAATTACGTTTTATTGGGATGTGGAATCGCTCTCATGATTTTCGGTATAATTTTACGGCATTCAATCAGGACGAGAGTTTATGTTTTGAATATGTTATTGCGGTATCTATAACACAGACAGTGCATTATGTATCAACAGCATCACCGAAATATAAGTACGGTATAGTTGTTACCGGCGAAAATAAGGGCAATCTGGTAATCAATAATGAACTGGTTGCAGTGCATGACTTTTTTTGGAATCCAGATTCGGTCAATGAATCTGCTTCATTAAGCAAAGGTGCGTTTGATATAAATGCCGTAAATTTTTCAAATACTGAAGAGTTTATTGAAGACGAAGTTAATGTCAATGAAATTTATGAAGTTGAAATTGACTGTGAGGCTTCTGGGAATGGTTTTAGAACAGGCCCTATCAGTGTTTATATCGATAAAGTTCTAAAAAAGTTTGCTGAGATAATGCCTCTTCTGCTTTTTCCGTATCGGTTTGGGGTACGGTTCAACAAGTTTCCCTATTGAACCGCGCCTTTAAGCCCGCCCGCTTTTTTGGGGGAAGCGCTCTGTGTGCGCTATCCGGACAGGCCATCCGGATATTTTTCGGCTCTTATCATTTATTCCCGGCCATGCCGTAAGCTTTTAACCTGCGGGAAACGGCCCTGGCCAGGACCGCGGCCATGGCCGCCTTAACCAAATCCAGGGCTATAAATGGGGTAAAGCCAATGGTTAAGACCTGGGCCACGGAAACCGTTTTGCCTATATAAAACGTTAAAATTGCGTAGAGATAGGGCAAACCGACCAGGTAATACACAACTATGCCTGCGGTCATGGAGAGGAAGTAGCGTAAAAAACCACTCTCCTCCTTGTTTCTGAGCAGTATCCCGATAACGTAGGCACACCCGGCAAATCCCGGCAGGAAGCCGAAGGTGGGCTGCAGTACATAGGCCGGCCCGCCAAAAGGGGGGGTGGCAAAAACAGGCGCCCCGGTTAAACCCAACAGGATATATACAACCATACTCAGCGCTCCCAGCTTGGGACCCAATAGCCCGCCGGCCAGCATAGCCATCAAAGGCATAAGGCTGAAGGGGACTACTGAACCGGCGTAGCGTACCAGCATGGCCGCCACCACGGCCAGAGCGGCAAATACGGCAGTCATGGTAATGTCACGCGCGGATAGTTTAGACATTTAATCTCATCTCCCAAATTAATTAGTTGGTATAATTGTAAACGTCGTAGGGCGTAAGGCGTAGGGCGTAGCGATATACTGTAATCCTTTGGGGTCTTCTGGTATGACGAAATTCAAAACAACTTGCAAACTGGCCCTAAATGTAGGGTCGAATTCATTAGCACAAAAGTTTCAGTAGATGCCCAAGTATCGGCGCTAATGCGCCGTTGTGCGATTGAAATGGCGCCTGCATCGCTGATTTTCAGCCACTGCGGGCGCTGCGATAGCGGCATGAGTATCTCGCTAGAGAATATCATGCAAACCCACGTCCCACGTCCAAATTTACGCCTTACGACCTACGACATATCCGCCACATATTGTTAACCTGTCTTAATCTATTGGTTTACCTAAAAGATAAAAATTTTTATGTCAGCCTTAACGACACCTCCCCTGACACCAGCCTTTGCATTTCTCCGTTGGGGAGGCGCAGGAGCAGGGCTCCATCCACGTCGATATCCTCCGCCCAGCCTTCCCATGATTTGTTTAAAGTATGGATGCGCACAGGACAGTTCAGGGAAACCGACATCTCCTTCCAGGATGACAATACCGTCCCAAAACCCCCGTCCAACCATAGAGTATACCAGTGTTCAAAGGATTCCAGGCAGGCGCGTGTCAACTTAGCGCGATCTACCCGGCGACCGGTCTCAATTTTCAGCGAGGTAGCAGTATCTCTAAGCTCAACCGGGAAATCCTCCGGCTGCTGGTTGGCGTTGATGCCCGCCCCCAGGACCAGGTAGTTGACACGGTCCATCTCCGCGTTTAAATCAGCTGAGATCCCGCAAACTTTTTTGCCGTGCGCCAGCAGGTCATTGGGCCATTTGATGCCTGCCACAACCCCGGTTTCCGTCCTGATCGCCATAGCCAGCGCGACAGAGGCCACCATGGTTACCTGGGCAACCTGGGCAGGGTTGACCAGAGGCCTCAGGACCAGCGATAAAAAAATTCCCTTGTACCTGGGCGAAGACCAGACCCTGCCCAACCTGCCCCTGCCGCCGGTCTGTTCCTCGGCTACCACCAACGTTCCTTCCGCACAGCCTCTTTGACCTTCTTCCTGGGCAATCTTGTTGGTGGAGGAAATGGTGGAGTAGTAAAATATTTTGTTTTGGCCCATAATCCTGGTTGAGAGTCCTTCCCTGATTTCCTCCGGATTGAGCCGGTCAGGCGTACCGGTCAACTGGTAGCCGACTCGCGGCCGTGCCTCAATCTCATAACCGTCTTCCCGCAAGGCCTGGATGTGCTTCCAAATAGCCGTACGCGTAACCTGCAGGCTTTTGCATATTTCTTCACCTGAGACATACGCGCCGCGATTTTTTTTAAGTAAACGCAAGACAGCCTCTTTCAATGGTATACCTCCATATAGTCGTGGGACGTGGGTCGTGAGACGTGGGTATGTTTTAGCTAAAATATAAGCTGTCGTAGGGCGTAGCTTATGCCGCATTCCTGAGGGCAATGTGCGAATGAGTTCGCTCCTGCACTGGATGTATTACCTGTGTACATTAATTCTCCATGTATGTAGTTTAACCTACATACAGCCAAACGTCAACCTCGGGGAGTATATTGGTTTACCTTTGCCGTTTAACCATTCTACCCCGAAAATGCAGGTGCGAATTCATTCGTACAAAAGTTACTATAGATGCCCAAGTTCGACGGTGGCACGCCGTGTGCGATTAATGGCGCCCGCGTCGCCAAGTTTTTACCCGCTACCGGCGCCACGTCAGCGGCATGGATATCTAACTGTCAACAGCTTTTACCTCGTGCAGGTCCAGGCTGATGTCCAGGGCTTTTACCGAATGGGTCAGCGCCCCCACTGAAATCAGGTCAACGCCGGCAGCTGCCGCGGCCTTGACATTTTCCTCGCTGATCCCGCCGGAGGCCTCGACCAGAGCCCGTCCTGCAATGATTCTGACGGCCTCCTTCATTTTTTCCGGCTCCATATTGTCAAGCAAAATTATATCCGCTCCTGCTGTCAGGGCTTCGCGCACACCGGCCAGGTCCTCTACCTCAACCTCAATCTTGACAGTATGGGGACTGCCCAACCTGGCGGCTTTTACGGCAGGCCCGATACCTCCCGCCACTTTAAGGTGATTGTCTTTAATCAGGACGCCGTCGTAAAGACCGACACGGTGGTTATAACCGCCTCCGGCCCTTACAGCATACTTCTCAATGGCCCGCAAGCCCGGAGTTGTCTTTCTGGTATCTACAATACGGGCGGAGGTTCCCTCCACAAGGCTAACCAGGCCGGCCGTCCTGGTCGCTATACCTGACATGTGCCGCAGAAAATTCAGAGCCAGGCGCTCACCGGTGAGTATCGCCCTGGCCTGCCCGGCAATTTCAGCAAGTATACTGCCCGGTCTCACCTTATCCCCGTCGCGCGCCAGGGCCTTAAACTCAAAAGCCGGATCGAAACGGCGGAAGACCAGCTCCGCAATCGGCAGTCCGGCGACCACCCCGCCTTCTTTAGCCATAATGTAACCGTAAGTCGCGGCGTCCGGGGCAACGATGCTGTTGGTGGTCAGGTCGCCGGCGCCAATGTCTTCACGCAGGCCGCGATCAATCAGCTCTTCCAGATCAAACAGGTTAAGTTCCAATTTTACGTCTCTCCTTAAATCTGGTATCTTTGTTTTAAGAATTTAACCGTAAAGTCCTCCAGAGATGTTTTCTGGGGGTCAAAACCGGCTACCAGGGCTTGCGCGTA
This region of Pelotomaculum schinkii genomic DNA includes:
- a CDS encoding biotin transporter BioY, with protein sequence MSKLSARDITMTAVFAALAVVAAMLVRYAGSVVPFSLMPLMAMLAGGLLGPKLGALSMVVYILLGLTGAPVFATPPFGGPAYVLQPTFGFLPGFAGCAYVIGILLRNKEESGFLRYFLSMTAGIVVYYLVGLPYLYAILTFYIGKTVSVAQVLTIGFTPFIALDLVKAAMAAVLARAVSRRLKAYGMAGNK
- the nadC gene encoding carboxylating nicotinate-nucleotide diphosphorylase — translated: MELNLFDLEELIDRGLREDIGAGDLTTNSIVAPDAATYGYIMAKEGGVVAGLPIAELVFRRFDPAFEFKALARDGDKVRPGSILAEIAGQARAILTGERLALNFLRHMSGIATRTAGLVSLVEGTSARIVDTRKTTPGLRAIEKYAVRAGGGYNHRVGLYDGVLIKDNHLKVAGGIGPAVKAARLGSPHTVKIEVEVEDLAGVREALTAGADIILLDNMEPEKMKEAVRIIAGRALVEASGGISEENVKAAAAAGVDLISVGALTHSVKALDISLDLHEVKAVDS
- a CDS encoding type III restriction-modification system endonuclease is translated as MKLKFKHQKFQADAAKAVCDVFAGQPYLTPSYMMDRGYVKNDQISFDEAERFTGFGNSRLVPELNDGVILENINRIQRSNQIEPSRQLEGRYNLTVEMETGVGKTYTYIKTMYELNKRYGWSKFIVVVPSVAIREGVYKSFQITEEHFAEEYGKKIRYFIYNSAQLTEIDRFASDSAINVMIINSQAFNARGKDARRIYMKLDEFRSRKPIDILAKTNPILIIDEPQSVEGAATKERLKEFNPLFTLRYSATHKKDSVYNMIYRLDAMEAYNKKLVKKIAVKGISVTGSTATEGYVYLESINLSKGNPTATIEFDVKGSSGVRKTRRTVGEGYNLFPNSGELAEYKNGYTVLRIDGRDSSIEFTNGIKLFAGDVIGAVSEEQLRRIQIRETVLSHIERERQLFYKGIKVLSLFFIDEVAKYKQYDASGQAFNGLYADMFEEEYKQVIGNLQLAIGDGDAYFKYLDGITAEETHAGYFSIDKKSQRMVDSKLGDRRERTSDDADAYDLIMKNKERLLDLREPVRFIFSHSALREGWDNPNVFQICTLKQSGSDVRKRQEVGRGLRLSVNQNGERMDTNLLGEDVHNVNVLTVIANESYDSFAKGLQTELAEAVADRPRMVTADLFKNKVIKDAGGAEQVVDIDLAQSIYEGLITSGYVKKGILTDKYYEDKKNGSLEIAQEAADCKESVIAILDSIYDSRSMQPENARENNVELKLDKSKLGLPEFQKLWANINAKSVYVVEFDQDELIQKAISALNRELRVSKIFFKVETGSMTDIQSREQLQQGSAFVKEKNEVYKAEISASSAVKYDLTGKVVTETGLTRKAVVSILRGIEKAVFGQFANNPEEFIIKAAQIINEQKATTIIQHITYNKLDAVYDTTIFTEPALKGQLGVNAMAAKKHLYDHILYDSSNERTFAESVDTSNEVAVYVKLPKGFFISTPVGKYNPDWAIAFHEGKVKHIYFVAETKGSMSTMQLREVEKAKIHCAREHFKAISTDSVVYDVVDSYAALLDKVLS
- a CDS encoding biotin--[acetyl-CoA-carboxylase] ligase; its protein translation is MKEAVLRLLKKNRGAYVSGEEICKSLQVTRTAIWKHIQALREDGYEIEARPRVGYQLTGTPDRLNPEEIREGLSTRIMGQNKIFYYSTISSTNKIAQEEGQRGCAEGTLVVAEEQTGGRGRLGRVWSSPRYKGIFLSLVLRPLVNPAQVAQVTMVASVALAMAIRTETGVVAGIKWPNDLLAHGKKVCGISADLNAEMDRVNYLVLGAGINANQQPEDFPVELRDTATSLKIETGRRVDRAKLTRACLESFEHWYTLWLDGGFGTVLSSWKEMSVSLNCPVRIHTLNKSWEGWAEDIDVDGALLLRLPNGEMQRLVSGEVSLRLT